CCCTCTTCCGTCGCCGACATGCCCGCGCCGATCCCGGTGTTCCCGCTTCAGGGGGCGCTGCTGCTGCCCGGCGCCCGCCTGCCGCTCAACATATTCGAACCGCGCTACCTGGCGATGGTCGACGACGCCCTGGCGGGCCACCGGACGATCGGCATGATCCAGCCGAAGGTGCCGGAGCAGACGGCGCCGGACGACCGGCCGCCGCTGTACGATCTGGGCTGCGCCGGCCGCATCGTATCGTTCGAGGAAACCCACGACGGGCGCTACCTGATCGGCCTGCGCGGCCTGTGCCGGTTCGGCGTTGCCGGGGAACTGGACCTGCACAACGGCTACCGCCGGGTCCGGCCGGACTACGGCGCGTGGGCGGTCGATTTCGAGCGCCGGGACGACGCCGGCATCGACCGGGACACGCTG
The Rhodospirillaceae bacterium genome window above contains:
- a CDS encoding LON peptidase substrate-binding domain-containing protein, which codes for MPAPIPVFPLQGALLLPGARLPLNIFEPRYLAMVDDALAGHRTIGMIQPKVPEQTAPDDRPPLYDLGCAGRIVSFEETHDGRYLIGLRGLCRFGVAGELDLHNGYRRVRPDYGAWAVDFERRDDAGIDRDTLAGALKSYLAARQLGADWDTIEKTPTAELISIVAMVCPFSPPEKQALLESRTLTGRAELIISMLTIDSAATPAPDRVN